Proteins encoded together in one Lathyrus oleraceus cultivar Zhongwan6 chromosome 5, CAAS_Psat_ZW6_1.0, whole genome shotgun sequence window:
- the LOC127081720 gene encoding MAG2-interacting protein 2 isoform X1: MEVPLYETRRHASNYPPQLQLQQNQQHQANDDSKGTLLSLLSVRGVTQLKEKWTEYNEPKRLRKLVSLFVSPTAKYVAVAAGNRITILSKEDDYQQSYAIFTGSDFGTFSVGAWSEDDEILGVADDYDTLYFIKFNGEVVAEITKKHLKISSPIVGLFSDNDSDESYLFTAITSDGSFQRIEISYGQGISTFPKYVFNHRSHLRNNVFCFDNHHELNLFVAVHTPSGSCHLSLWHKNSSTELEQVFSLQFEGLYSRPKGYKGQLIYPKLLISPQATFIATLDLTGCLHIFKLDKESLTVSRFLLGEKDDSLMSDNLSNGGNKSFLGCMDFTWWCDHVIAIVDRNGVVMLIDILNGSKVQEEDPTHFFPALGRAQKCRGYLFLLASLSSKERSSPSDFGFSEELHQTEWIVEDRLKQFHLSRLLWFLVSFSEKSIPEMYGLLIRKRSYQAALDFADRHGLDKDEVLKSQWLNSSQGVNEINIFLANIKDKNFVLSECVHRVGPTEDAVKALLAYGLRITDHHRFSEVDDDDSSHVWDVRLARLQILQFRDRLETFLGINMGRFSVQEYSKFRIIPINEAAVALAESGKIGALNLLFKRHPYSLSPFVLDVLASIPETVPVQIYGQLLPGRSFPSGVAVRQDDWVECKKTVDFINTPVKNHGIQIQVKTEPLVKHFVGLLWPSIDELSKWYMDRARAMDAFSGQLDNCLSLLEFALRKGISELQQFHQDVLYLHQVIYSDDNDSEAGLHMSLVKWEELPDYERFKFMLRGVKEESVTERLHNRAIPFMREKFHRVSLFGDGTHCTNQSIEESFLVRWLKEIALQNKLDMCLVVIEEGCRNFQSNVYFETEVEAVDCALQCIYLCTVTDRWSIMAAILSKLPQMHDGAIQAESLERRLRVAESHIEAGRLLAFYQVPKPLNFFLGAQSDEKGVKQIIRLILSKFIRRQPGRSDSEWASMWRDMQYLREKTFPFLDLEYILIEFCRGLLKAGKFSLARNYLKGTSSVSLASEKAENLVIQAAREYFFSASSISCSEVWKAKECLNLYPSSANVKAEADIIDALTVKLPNLGVNILPMQFRQIKDPMEIVKMAITNPTGAYFHVEELVEVARLLGLRSADDVSAVEEAIAREAAVSGDLQLASDLCLVLARKGHGNIWDLCAAIARGPALENMEVDSRKQLLGFALSHCDEESIGELLHAWKDLDMQGQCETLIMSTGTNPSKFSVQGSTVESIQKQSFQNILDRNVRFQEFDGYSSDNQDAHLEKIREKLSIVAKTLAVGNQTDWASGLTENGKVLSFAALQLPWLIELSKNGYPSEKLSTRKQYLNIKAQAVVTILSWLARNGFAPRDNLIASLARSVMEPPVTEDEDIIGCSYLLNLADAFNGVEVIEEQLKIRKDYQEICSIMNVGMAYSLLHNSGVGSDHIQRKQLLKRRFKEKHTTPSSDDIDKLGKVQSSFWREWKLKLEEQKRFAEHSRALQKIIPGVETERFLSRDSIYIENVVISLIESVKLEKRHILKDILRLADTYDLNSTEVLLHFLSAVLVSDVWTNDEITAEVAGYKGEIIGNGVKTIETISTKVYPAINGCNKLRLAYVFGLLSECYLQLENTKDLSPIAQPDHTNGNIRFAHYYKVVEQECKNVSFINNLNFKNIAGLRGLNFECFSDEVYACIEESSLSALSKMIQAFVDIYGHSLPEGFMSWQDVYKYYILSSLSALEAKATTDFSSRTPECIQNFLSKLEQSYDSCRKYIRLLSQSDALTIMKQYLTVIVPLHSSYGFLPDNSTWQECLIVLLNFWVGLTDDMKEFSLEENSGETNSFNPQCLTSCLKVFMKLVMEDIISPSQGWSSIYSYVNCGLNGDCSVEIYNFSKAMVFSGCGFGAISEVFSVASLETGSSSDCGTGSQDLAHFYLDILEAVLQELVNGSHESQKLYHILSSLSKLEGDLKVLQCVRHVIWGEMVQFSDNLQLPSSIRVYVLELMQFISGKNIKGFSTEIQANVQPWEEWDELLYASRKSEAGVDKQSPDHKETSSRFTNTLVALKSSQLVTSISPSIEITPDDLLNVDTAVSCFLRLCGEATENLHFDALVSILEEWEGLFTMGKDREITTEASDGGNDWNNDDWDEGWESLEEVDKPEKEKIEDSVSVHPLHVCWAEILKKFIGLSRSSDVLRMIDQSSSKPNGMLLDEDDARSLNEIALSTDCFLALKMALMLPYKTLQLQCLSAVEDSIKQGVPHTRSNDCELLIIILSSGILTSIATGSTYGTTFSYLCYMVGNLSNQVQQALISSRGFTNNEDHENQFFQRILFPNFISELVKADQHVLAGFIVTKFMHTSESLSLINIANASLNRYLERQLHMLQTNEFHVEMECKTLRNTVSRLRGRLSNLIQSTLPLLSANVS, translated from the exons ATGGAGGTTCCGCTTTACGAGACGCGACGCCACGCTTCCAACTACCCTCCTCAACTCCAACttcaacaaaatcaacaacaCCAG GCAAATGATGATTCCAAGGGAACCTTGCTTTCTCTGCTCTCAGTTCGAG GTGTGACTCAACTCAAAGAGAAATGGACTGAATATAATGAACCAAAGAGACTTAGAAAATTAGTGTCGCTGTTTGTTTCACCTACGGCCAAATACGTTGCTGTTGCGGCTGGAAATCGAATTACGATTCTGAGTAAAGAGGATGATTATCAGCAATCCTATGCAATTTTCACCG GTTCGGATTTTGGTACATTTAGTGTGGGAGCTTGGTCTGAAGATGATGAAATTCTTGGTGTTGCTGATGACTATGATACTCTGTATTTTATCAAATTTAATGGTGAAGTTGTGGCAGAAATTACAAAGAAGCATTTGAAAATCTCTTCACCAATTGTTGGTTTATTTTCTGACAATGACTCAGATGAGTCTTACTT GTTCACTGCCATTACATCAGATGGTTCATTTCAACGAATTGAGATCAGTTATGGACAAGGCATTTCTACCTTTCCTAAGTACGTCTTTAATCACAGGAGTCATCTCCGTAACAACGTTTTTTGCTTTGACAACCACCATGAACTTAACCTTTTTGTGGCTGTTCACACGCCGTCTG GATCTTGCCATCTTTCTCTTTGGCATAAAAATTCAAGCACAGAACTGGAACAGGTATTTTCTTTGCAGTTCGAGGGATTATATTCGAGACCAAAAGGTTATAAAGGTCAGCTAATATATCCAAAGTTGCTAATCTCGCCACAAGCTACATTCATTGCTACTCTGGATTTAACAGGATGCTTGCATATTTTTAAGCTGGACAAAGAAAGCTTGACAGTCTCCCGGTTTCTCTTGGGAGAGAAGGATGATTCATTAATGTCTGATAATTTATCGAATGGGGGCAATAAATCTTTTCTGGGTTGTATGGATTTTACTTGGTGGTGCGACCATGTCATTGCCATTGTAGATAGGAATGGCGTGGTTATGTTGATAGACATTCTAAATGGTTCAAAGGTCCAGGAAGAGGATCCTACACATTTTTTCCCTGCTCTGGGTAGAGCACAGAAATGTAGGGGCTATCTTTTTCTTTTAGCAAGTTTATCATCCAAAGAAAGATCCAGTCCTTCTGATTTTGGATTTTCAGAGGAGTTGCACCAGACAGAGTGGATTGTTGAAGATAGGCTTAAACAGTTTCACCTTTCTAGGTTGCTCTGGTTCCTTGTTTCATTTTCAGAGAAATCTATCCCTGAAATGTATGGTTTACTGATTAGGAAGAGAAGTTATCAAGCTGCTCTGGACTTTGCTGACAGACATGGATTGGATAAGGATGAAGTGCTGAAGTCACAGTGGTTGAATTCTAGCCAAGGAGTAAATGAAATTAATATATTTTTGGCAAATATAAAGGATAAAAATTTTGTACTTTCTGAATGTGTTCATAGAGTTGGACCAACAGAAGATGCTGTGAAGGCTTTGCTGGCTTATGGTCTACGCATCACTGACCATCATAGATTCTCAGAAGTAGATGATGATGATTCTAGTCATGTATGGGATGTTCGCTTGGCTAGGCTTCAAATTTTGCAATTTAGGGACAGGCTGGAAACATTTCTTGGAATAAACATGGGCAG ATTTTCTGTGCAGGAATACAGCAAATTCCGTATTATACCTATTAATGAAGCTGCTGTAGCACTTGCAGAAAGTGGAAAAATTGGTGCATTGAACTTGCTTTTCAAGCGTCATCCTTATTCTTTGTCTCCTTTTGTTTTGGATGTTTTAGCCTCCATCCCAGAAACTGTTCCTGTCCAAATTTATGGGCAGCTTCTTCCTGGGAGGTCATTTCCTTCTGGTGTTGCTGTGAGGCAAGATGATTGGGTTGAATGCAAGAAGACGGTGGACTTCATTAATACACCAGTTAAAAACCACGGCATTCAAATCCAAGTCAAAACTGAGCCTCTTGTTAAGCATTTTGTTGGACTACTTTGGCCATCAATTGATGAGCTCTCAAAATGGTATATGGATAGAGCTAGAGCTATGGATGCTTTTAGTGGGCAGCTTGATAATTGCCTGAGCCTACTTGAGTTTGCTCTTCGCAAAGGCATATCTGAGTTGCAGCAGTTCCATCAGGATGTCTTATACTTGCATCAAGTTATTTACTCTGATGACAATGATAGCGAAGCAGGCTTACATATGAGTCTTGTCAAATGGGAAGAATTGCCGGATTATGAAAGatttaaatttatgcttagggGAGTCAAAGAGGAAAGTGTAACCGAAAGATTACATAACAGAGCTATTCCATTTATGCGTGAAAAGTTTCACAGGGTGTCCTTATTTGGAGATGGCACCCATTGTACAAATCAAAGTATAGAGGAATCATTTCTAGTAAGATGGTTGAAGGAAATTGCTTTGCAGAATAAATTGGACATGTGCTTGGTGGTAATTGAGGAAGGGTGCAGAAACTTCCAAAGCAATGTCTATTTTGAAACTGAAGTTGAAGCTGTTGATTGTGCTTTGCAATGCATATATTTGTGCACAGTTACAGATAGGTGGAGCATCATGGCAGCCATACTATCTAAGCTTCCTCAAATGCATG ATGGTGCAATTCAAGCTGAGAGTCTTGAAAGAAGACTTAGAGTTGCTGAAAGTCATATTGAAGCAGGGAGACTTTTGGCATTTTACCAG GTTCCGAAGCCATTAAACTTTTTCCTAGGGGCTCAATCAGATGAAAAGGGTGTGAAACAGATTATTCGCCTTATTCTTTCTAAATTTATTCGCCGTCAGCCTGGCCGGTCAGATAGTGAATGGGCCAGCATGTGGCGTGATATGCAGTACTTGAGGGAAAAGACATTTCCTTTTCTGGACCTAGAATATATTTTGATTGAGTTTTGCAGAGGACTGCTTAAAGCTGGGAAGTTTTCTCTTGCACGTAATTACTTGAAGGGTACAAGTTCTGTTTCTTTGGCTTCAGAGAAGGCAGAAAACCTTGTCATTCAAGCAGCTAGGGAGTACTTTTTCTCAGCTTCAAGTATTTCTTGTTCCGAA GTCTGGAAAGCTAAAGAATGCCTTAATCTATATCCAAGTAGTGCAAATGTGAAGGCAGAGGCGGATATTATTGATGCACTTACAGTTAAGCTTCCAAACCTTGGGGTGAATATTCTGCCCATGCAATTCAGGCAAATAAAAGATCCTATGGAAATTGTAAAAATGGCAATCACAAATCCAACTGGAGCATATTTTCATGTTGAGGAGCTTGTTGAGGTTGCCAGACTTCTTGGCTTGAGGTCTGCTGATGATGTATCAGCTGTTGAAGAAGCTATTGCTAGAGAAGCTGCAGTTTCTGGTGATTTACAATTGGCATCTGATCTTTGTCTTGTTTTGGCCAGAAAAGGACATGGCAACATATGGGATTTATGTGCTGCAATTGCAAGAGGTCCTGCCCTTGAAAATATGGAAGTAGATTCTCGAAAGCAGCTATTAGGGTTCGCGTTGAGCCACTGTGATGAGGAATCCATCGGTGAGCTTCTCCATGCATGGAAAGACCTGGATATGCAAGGCCAGTGTGAAACATTAATCATGTCAACTGGGACAAATCCTTCAAAATTTTCAGTGCAAGGCTCAACCGTTGAGTCAATTCAAAAACAAAGTTTTCAAAATATACTAGATAGAAATGTGCGTTTTCAAGAGTTCGATGGTTATAGCAGTGACAATCAGGATGCTCATCTTGAGAAAATTAGAGAAAAGCTTTCCATTGTTGCTAAAACCTTGGCTGTGGGCAATCAAACTGATTGGGCGTCAGGCTTGACTGAAAATGGGAAAGTTCTGTCTTTTGCTGCCTTACAGCTCCCTTGGTTGATTGAATTGAGTAAGAACGGATATCCTAGTGAAAAATTGAGTACTAGAAAGCAGTATTTAAACATCAAAGCACAGGCTGTGGTGACTATTCTGTCCTGGTTGGCTAGAAATGGTTTTGCCCCCAGAGACAACCTGATCGCCTCTTTAGCAAGATCTGTTATGGAACCTCCAGTCACTGAAGATGAAGATATAATCGGGTGCTCGTATCTTCTCAATCTTGCGGATGCTTTTAACGGGGTAGAAGTTATAGAAGAACAGCTCAAAATAAGAAAAGACTACCAAGAAATTTGTAGCATTATGAATGTTGGGATGGCATACAGCTTGCTACACAACTCAGGAGTAGGTAGTGACCATATTCAGCGAAAGCAGCTATTGAAGAGGAGGTTCAAGGAAAAACATACAACACCCAGTTCCG ATGATATAGATAAACTTGGCAAGGTACAGTCTTCTTTCTGGAGAGAGTGGAAACTGAAGTTAGAAGAGCAAAAGAGATTCGCTGAGCATTCTAGAGCTCTACAGAAAATAATTCCTGGGGTTGAAACAGAGCGCTTTTTGTCCAGGGACTCCATCTACATTGAGAATGTTGTTATCTCTCTCATTGAGTCTGTAAAGTTAGAAAAAAGGCACATTTTGAAGGACATTTTAAGATTGGCTGATACATATGACTTGAACAGTACTGAG GTGCTATTGCATTTCCTAAGTGCTGTCCTTGTTTCTGATGTTTGGACAAATGATGAAATTACAGCCGAAGTTGCAGGTTATAAAGGAGAAATAATTGGTAATGGTGTGAAAACCATTGAAACCATCTCAACAAAGGTTTATCCTGCAATCAATGGGTGCAACAAACTTCGCCTTGCTTATGTATTTGGTCTGTTGTCAGAGTGCTATTTGCAGCTGGAAAATACCAAAGATTTATCACCAATAGCACAACCTGATCACACAAATGGCAATATAAGGTTTGCTCATTATTACAAGGTTGTTGAGCAAGAATGTAAAAATGTTTCCTTTATCAATAACCTGAACTTCAAAAATATAGCTGGGTTGCGTGGATTGAACTTTGAGTGCTTTAGTGATGAAGTTTATGCATGCATTGAGGAAAGTAGCTTGTCTGCATTGTCGAAAATGATACAAGCTTTTGTCGATATTTATGGTCATTCATTGCCTGAGGGTTTTATGTCATGGCAGGATGTCTACAAGTATTACATCCTGAGTTCGCTGAGTGCTTTGGAGGCTAAAGCAACAACTGACTTTAGTAGTAGAACTCCTGAATGCATTCAAAATTTTTTAAGTAAGCTTGAGCAGAGCTATGATTCTTGCCGAAAGTATATTAGACTTTTGAGCCAGTCTGATGCTTTGACGATCATGAAGCAGTACCTCACTGTAATTGTGCCTCTCCATAGTTCATATGGATTCCTACCTGACAATTCAACTTGGCAAGAGTGCCTCATTGTTCTTTTAAACTTTTGGGTGGGATTGACAGATGATATGAAGGAATTTTCATTGGAGGAAAATTCAGGAGAGACTAATAGCTTCAACCCGCAATGTTTAACGAGTTGTCTAAAAGTATTTATGAAATTGGTGATGGAGGATATCATCTCCCCTAGTCAGGGCTGGAGCAGCATATACAGCTACGTTAACTGCGGCTTAAATGGTGATTGCTCTGTAGAAATTTATAATTTCTCCAAAGCTATGGTTTTTTCTGGTTGTGGGTTTGGTGCCATTTCAGAGGTATTTTCTGTTGCTTCATTGGAAACTGGTTCATCTTCTGATTGTGGCACAGGTTCCCAGGATCTTGCTCATTTCTATTTAGATATTCTTGAAGCTGTTCTGCAAGAATTGGTCAATGGTTCCCATGAGAGCCAGAAGCTGTATCATATATTGTCATCTTTAAGCAAGCTAGAAGGTGACTTAAAAGTCTTGCAATGTGTTAGACATGTAATTTGGGGGGAAATGGTCCAGTTCTCTGACAATTTACAGTTGCCAAGTTCCATTAGAGTTTATGTGCTAGAGCTTATGCAGTTTATCTCAGGAAAGAATATTAAGGGTTTCTCTACAGAAATACAAGCCAATGTCCAACCATGGGAAGAATGGGATGAACTGCTTTATGCTAGTAGAAAGAGTGAGGCTGGTGTTGACAAGCAGTCACCAGATCACAAAGAAACATCTAGTAGGTTTACAAATACTTTGGTTGCCCTTAAATCATCTCAACTTGTGACATCAATCTCTCCTAGCATAGAAATTACCCCTGATGATCTATTGAATGTAGACACGGCTGTTTCTTGCTTTTTGAGGTTGTGTGGAGAAGCTACTGAAAATCTCCACTTTGATGCATTGGTTTCTATTTTGGAAGAGTGGGAGGGACTTTTCACCATGGGGAAAGACCGAGAAATCACAACTGAAGCATCTGATGGAGGAAATGACTGGAACAATGATGATTGGGATGAAGGGTGGGAAAGTCTGGAAGAAGTAGACAAGCCTGAGAAAGAAAAGATTGAGGACTCTGTTTCTGTTCACCCTTTACATGTATGTTGGGCAGAGATTTTGAAAAAATTCATAGGCCTGTCGAGATCTAGTGATGTGCTGAGAATGATTGATCAATCATCATCAAAACCTAATGGTATGTTACTTGATGAAGATGATGCCAGGAGCTTAAATGAGATAGCATTAAGTACAGATTGCTTTCTGGCTTTGAAGATGGCACTCATGCTACCCTACAAAACATTACAGTTGCAGTGCCTGAGCGCAGTTGAGGATAGTATAAAACAGGGTGTCCCTCATACAAGGAGCAATGATTGTGagttattaattataattttatcTTCTGGGATTCTCACTTCTATCGCAACTGGTTCTACATATGGTACTACTTTCTCTTATCTCTGCTATATGGTTGGAAACTTATCCAATCAAGTT